In one Raphanus sativus cultivar WK10039 unplaced genomic scaffold, ASM80110v3 Scaffold1474, whole genome shotgun sequence genomic region, the following are encoded:
- the LOC130504279 gene encoding uncharacterized protein LOC130504279: MMKNNAGLHDSLNYMNRRPTYDLSQTGSKLFPRRGNLWFQNGTLPQWRNIPGTSQAPRFGQYGATSNVLGMNYNPTTSTTGSSYVGVRTDENRDLVGLGGIGVNGNDNGSFGGIRVHGTGSDSGSLQGMSVHGNDHGSLEGIRGHCPGNGSLEGIRVHDNSNDSLGGIRVHGSGTGYVGEIGVHGTGNGNGSLGENFDMNWNFGNNNMSNHGSSTSVIPSVFSSFLDNKDQSQNSLIAQAGGVIPGLENSKIFNDHHDIDKIFSDINNSQFHHQNQHQGNLTGVNLEAPTAYPLEDINSWSFNDGTDNEELLNSLAANPDMYFPTHDMNITNQGNNHEETFNSLAANPEMHFPTQEMNITNQDHDNDEDIMNYLSSILT; the protein is encoded by the exons ATGATGAAAAACAATGCTGGTTTACATGACTCTCTCAACTACATGAACCGTAGACCCACCTATGATTTGAGCCAAACTGGATCCAAATTGTTTCCTAGGAGAGGAAATCTTTGGTTTCAGAATGGAACGTTGCCTCAATGGAGAAACATTCCCGGAACATCTCAAGCTCCTAGGTTTGGACAATATGGTGCAACAAGCAATGTTTTGGGTATGAACTATAATCCTACTACTAGTACTACGGGTAGTAGTTACGTTGGGGTTAGAACAGATGAAAATAGAGATTTGGTTGGACTTGGTGGAATAGGAGTTAACGGTAATGATAATGGCTCTTTCGGTGGAATAAGGGTTCATGGTACTGGTAGTGATAGCGGCTCTCTTCAAGGAATGAGCGTTCATGGTAATGATCATGGGTCTCTTGAAGGAATAAGAGGTCATTGTCCTGGTAATGGTTCTCTTGAAGGAATAAGAGTTCACGATAACAGCAATGACTCTCTTGGTGGAATAAGAGTTCATGGTAGTGGTACTGGCTATGTTGGTGAGATAGGAGTTCATGGTACTGGTAACGGTAATGGATCTCTTGGTGAAAATTTTGACATGAACTGGAATTTCGGTAACAATAACATGAGTAACCATGGAAGTTCAACTTCGGTGATTCCTTCTGTATTCTCATCGTTCTTGGACAATAAGGATCAGTCACAAAACAGCTTGATTGCTCAAGCCGGTGGTGTGATCCCTGGACTAgagaattcaaaaatatttaatgatcACCATGACATCGACAAGATTTTTTCTGATATAAATAACTCTCAGTTTCATCATCAGAATCAG CATCAAGGTAACCTGACTGGTGTAAATCTTGAGGCACCCACTGCTTATCCTCTTGAAGACATTAACAGTTGGAGTTTTAATGAC ggTACCGATAATGAAGAACTGTTGAACTCTCTCGCTGCTAATCCGGATATGTATTTTCCTACTCATGACATGAACATTACAAATCAG GGTAATAATCATGAAGAAACATTTAACTCTCTTGCTGCTAATCCGGAGATGCACTTTCCTACTCAGGAGATGAACATTACAAATCAG GATCATGACAACGATGAAGACATCATGAACTATTTATCATCGATCCTGACATGA
- the LOC108810119 gene encoding BAG family molecular chaperone regulator 2, whose amino-acid sequence MMKMTIGTTDAGDGEWELRPGGMVVQRRTDDSSNVPHVIHVRVKYGSVHHEISINSQSTFGELKKRLSVKIGVHHQDMKILYKDKERDSKMFLDLCGVKDGSRLVLKEDPISQEKRFLEMRKLVAKEKANKSISDISFQADRLAEKLSAFDAVIGKGVKVEKENLENLLEMLMNLLVKLDAIIGDGDIKLKKKMQEERLQKYVEALDVLKIKNSLQPQTQVKPKTQPQLEPQIQAQHKERDVVTVDEETSRKCTGSSPVPPVIITTRWETFDSNATYAAEAKTVKTLHPKFNWVSFD is encoded by the exons atgatgaaaaTGACAATTGGAACAACCGACGCCGGCGACGGTGAATGGGAGCTCCGACCTGGAGGAATGGTTGTACAGAGACGAACAGATGATAGCTCCAACGTACCACATGTCATCCATGTTCGGGTCAAATACGGGTCGGTCCATCACGAGATCAGTATCAACTCTCAATCTACTTTCG GGGAATTAAAGAAGAGATTGTCTGTTAAGATAGGAGTTCATCATCAAGACATGAAGATTCTATACAAAGACAAAGAAAGAGATTCCAAGATGTTTCTTGATCTTTGTGGTGTCAAAGATGGTTCGAGACTGGTTCTCAAAGAAGATCCAATTTCTCAGGAGAAACGTTTCCTTGAGATGAGGAAACTGGTCGCTAAAGAGAAAGCCAATAAATCAATATCCGACATTAGCTTCCAAGCCGATAGACTCGCCGAGAAA cTGTCGGCGTTTGATGCAGTAATTGGTAAAGGAGTGAAAGTTGAAAAGGAGAATCTGGAGAATTTGCTAGAGATGTTGATGAATCTGTTGGTGAAGCTAGATGCGATTATAGGCGATGGAGATATtaaactgaagaagaagatgcag gaGGAAAGACTACAGAAGTATGTTGAGGCACTAGACGTATTGAAGATCAAGAACTCATTGCAACCGCAAACGCAAGTGAAACCTAAAACACAACCGCAGCTAGAACCTCAAATACAAGCACAACACAAGGAACGAGATGTGGTGACAGTTGATGAGGAAACGTCGAGAAAATGCACGGGTTCATCGCCAGTTCCTCCGGTTATCATAACCACGAGATGGGAAACGTTTGATTCCAATGCCACCTATGCGGCCGAGGCTAAAACGGTTAAAACGCTCCATCCAAAATTCAATTGGGTATCATTTGATtag